A single window of Usitatibacter rugosus DNA harbors:
- a CDS encoding 7TM diverse intracellular signaling domain-containing protein yields MRGLRMLGCALLLVAGEACAQAILAEDASVDLWPQVTALADPDGKLAPEDAFAARDRFAAPKGAYATLGMDKIVTWLRVPLTVSAKGAGTWVLDIDYALLQRVDVYVFRDGQLAHRETLGNVTPFARAPLVGRTLAAPLEFVPGRATELLLRVDTPGAKIVPLTLSRLSAFHVRALDEQMLQGALACLGFVLLLYSLAQWLALRESLYLKYALLVLCSAMFSVNFFGIGEMYLWTDHAWYERHMAGVTALMATTATALFVEDALAGDLHPGLRYALRAVAVLHTVATVAYGLDVIDLQVVAILMTTTGLAPGLMGLPGALAMARRGDSVGAWFMFSWLGYFVASAVMVGVVRGRVDANFWTLHSFQVGATLDMLVFMRIAVLRTTARLLERRRLRSSFSGYVSPAVMEEILSGRLTPEAGGEQRYVCLLFSDIRGYTMRSESMKPADLLAFLNGYFDGVVGIIHRHGGTVVSFMGDGFVAVFGAPQRLDNPSDAAFRAARALIDNLAGVNKRLAEEGSAPIDIGVGLHAGEAVVGHIGGRKRHEYAAIGDVTNVAARLENATKDTGYRIVLSEEVARHLASREGLVPLGPVSLKGHTPVDAHGTDPIAAGVS; encoded by the coding sequence ATGCGCGGGCTTCGCATGCTGGGCTGCGCGCTGCTGCTCGTGGCGGGCGAGGCCTGTGCGCAGGCGATCCTCGCGGAGGACGCGAGCGTCGACCTGTGGCCGCAGGTGACGGCGCTCGCCGATCCGGACGGAAAGCTCGCGCCCGAGGACGCGTTCGCCGCGCGCGATCGCTTCGCCGCGCCGAAGGGGGCCTACGCGACTCTCGGCATGGACAAGATCGTCACGTGGCTGAGGGTGCCGCTCACGGTGAGCGCCAAGGGCGCCGGCACGTGGGTGCTCGACATCGATTACGCGCTGCTGCAGCGCGTGGACGTCTATGTCTTTCGCGATGGCCAGCTCGCGCACCGCGAAACGCTGGGCAACGTGACGCCCTTCGCGCGAGCGCCACTCGTGGGACGCACGCTCGCCGCCCCGCTCGAGTTCGTGCCGGGCCGCGCGACGGAGCTGCTGCTGCGCGTCGATACGCCGGGCGCGAAGATCGTTCCGCTCACGTTGAGCCGGCTCTCGGCGTTCCATGTCCGGGCGCTCGACGAGCAGATGCTGCAGGGCGCGCTCGCCTGCCTGGGGTTCGTGCTGCTGCTCTACAGCCTCGCGCAGTGGCTGGCGCTGCGCGAGAGCCTCTACCTCAAGTACGCGCTCCTCGTGCTGTGCAGCGCGATGTTCTCCGTCAACTTCTTCGGCATCGGCGAGATGTACCTGTGGACCGACCACGCTTGGTACGAGCGCCACATGGCGGGCGTTACCGCGCTGATGGCGACCACGGCGACCGCGCTCTTCGTCGAGGACGCGCTTGCCGGCGACCTGCACCCGGGCCTGCGCTACGCGCTGCGCGCGGTGGCGGTGCTGCACACGGTGGCCACGGTCGCCTACGGGCTGGACGTGATCGACCTCCAGGTGGTCGCGATCCTCATGACGACCACCGGCCTCGCTCCGGGCCTCATGGGCTTGCCCGGTGCGCTCGCGATGGCGCGCCGCGGCGACAGCGTCGGCGCCTGGTTCATGTTCTCGTGGCTGGGCTACTTCGTCGCGAGCGCCGTGATGGTCGGCGTGGTGCGCGGGCGCGTCGACGCGAACTTCTGGACGCTGCATTCGTTCCAGGTCGGCGCCACGCTCGACATGCTCGTGTTCATGCGCATCGCGGTGCTGCGCACGACCGCGCGCTTGCTCGAGCGCCGGCGGCTCCGCTCGTCGTTCTCGGGCTACGTGAGCCCCGCGGTGATGGAGGAGATCCTGAGCGGGCGGCTGACACCCGAGGCGGGCGGCGAGCAGCGCTACGTATGCCTGCTGTTCTCCGACATCCGCGGCTACACGATGCGCAGCGAAAGCATGAAGCCCGCGGACCTGCTCGCCTTCCTCAACGGTTACTTCGACGGCGTGGTCGGGATCATCCACCGGCACGGCGGCACCGTCGTCTCGTTCATGGGCGACGGCTTCGTGGCCGTGTTCGGGGCGCCGCAGCGGCTGGACAACCCGAGCGACGCGGCCTTCCGGGCCGCGCGCGCGTTGATCGACAACCTGGCCGGCGTGAACAAGCGCCTGGCCGAAGAGGGCAGCGCGCCCATCGACATCGGCGTCGGCCTGCATGCGGGCGAGGCGGTCGTGGGCCACATCGGCGGGCGCAAGCGCCACGAGTACGCGGCGATCGGCGACGTCACCAACGTCGCGGCGCGCCTCGAGAACGCCACCAAGGACACGGGCTATCGCATCGTGCTGTCCGAGGAAGTCGCGCGGCACCTCGCGTCGCGCGAGGGCCTCGTACCGCTGGGGCCGGTGAGCCTCAAGGGACACACGCCCGTCGATGCGCACGGCACCGATCCGATCGCGGCGGGGGTTTCGTGA
- a CDS encoding FAD-binding protein: MSVRSWGNYPKVEHAAVIPLAWRHEALPKVGGTMLPSGLARSYGDSCLNEGGTLLATRGLDRLIAFDRTTGVLRCEAGMTLGQILALAAPVGWFLPVVPGTSYVTVGGAIANDVHGKNHHLEGTFGAHVRRFELARSDGTRIECAPPTEPALFRATIAGLGLTGLVTWAELRLKRIDSAMFDVETTRMDDLGHFFALTEASAGYEYNVAWVDALAKGKDLGRGLFIRARHSSVAIHPMPEAGARLAMPFDLPAATLNRHSVSLFNALYRARGSRGWQHTHEPYSKYLFPLDGIAHWNRMYGKPGFVQHQSVVPRTDAPLRVRAILEAVAEAGDASFLTVLKVFGDREGAGLLSFPRPGVTLALDLPMRGAATLELLERLDAIVRDAGGAIYPAKDARMSPETFRASFPRWEELERHRDPAFSSSFWRRVTR; this comes from the coding sequence GTGAGCGTGCGTTCCTGGGGCAACTACCCGAAGGTCGAGCACGCGGCGGTGATCCCGCTCGCGTGGCGCCACGAGGCGTTGCCGAAAGTCGGCGGCACGATGCTGCCCTCCGGCCTGGCACGCAGCTACGGGGATAGTTGCCTCAACGAAGGCGGCACGCTGCTCGCCACGCGCGGCCTGGACCGGCTGATCGCATTCGACCGCACGACGGGCGTGCTCCGCTGCGAAGCCGGTATGACGCTGGGGCAGATCCTCGCGCTCGCAGCCCCGGTGGGCTGGTTCCTTCCGGTGGTGCCCGGCACTTCGTACGTGACGGTGGGCGGGGCGATCGCCAACGACGTCCACGGCAAGAACCACCACCTCGAAGGCACGTTCGGCGCCCACGTCCGCCGCTTCGAGCTCGCGCGCTCCGACGGAACGCGGATCGAGTGCGCTCCGCCCACCGAGCCCGCGCTCTTCCGCGCGACGATCGCGGGCCTCGGGCTCACGGGACTCGTCACGTGGGCCGAGCTGCGGCTGAAGCGCATCGACTCCGCGATGTTCGACGTGGAGACGACGCGCATGGACGACCTCGGCCATTTCTTCGCGCTCACGGAGGCGTCGGCCGGATACGAATACAACGTCGCGTGGGTCGATGCGCTCGCGAAGGGCAAGGACCTGGGCCGGGGCCTCTTCATCCGCGCGCGGCACTCGTCCGTGGCGATCCATCCGATGCCGGAGGCCGGAGCACGCCTCGCGATGCCCTTCGACCTGCCCGCGGCCACGCTGAACCGCCACAGCGTCTCGCTCTTCAACGCGCTCTACCGCGCCCGAGGTTCGCGCGGCTGGCAGCACACGCACGAACCGTATTCGAAGTACCTGTTCCCGCTGGACGGCATCGCGCACTGGAACCGCATGTACGGCAAGCCCGGCTTCGTGCAGCACCAGAGCGTCGTGCCGCGCACGGATGCGCCGCTGCGGGTGCGCGCCATTCTCGAAGCGGTGGCCGAAGCGGGCGATGCGTCGTTCCTCACCGTCCTCAAGGTGTTCGGGGACCGCGAGGGTGCCGGACTGCTCTCGTTCCCGCGGCCGGGCGTGACGCTCGCACTGGATCTTCCGATGCGCGGCGCCGCGACGCTGGAGCTTCTGGAGCGCCTCGACGCCATCGTGCGCGACGCGGGCGGTGCGATCTATCCGGCCAAGGACGCGCGCATGTCGCCCGAGACCTTCCGCGCTTCGTTCCCGCGCTGGGAGGAGCTGGAGCGCCATCGCGATCCGGCGTTCTCCTCCAGCTTCTGGCGGCGGGTCACCCGATGA
- a CDS encoding SDR family oxidoreductase → MSLQRVAIFGATSAIAQAVARQLAAKGVRLHLVGRDPAKLEAVRADIAARGSAGVSVTLADLDETARHAALVEEAEQSLGGAMDAALIAQGTLPDQVACEHDFALAEREILTNFVAPASLATHLANRFAPRGTGRIVAISSVAGDRGRASNYVYGSAKGGLSIFLSGLRARLNATGVGVVTVKPGFVDTPMTAAFKKGLLWAAPEKIAKGIVSAMEHGGAEVYLPWFWWPIMFAIRHLPEAIFVRLKI, encoded by the coding sequence ATGAGCCTGCAACGCGTCGCGATCTTCGGCGCCACCTCCGCGATCGCGCAGGCCGTGGCGCGGCAGCTCGCGGCGAAAGGCGTGCGGCTCCATCTCGTGGGACGCGATCCCGCCAAGCTCGAAGCCGTGCGCGCGGATATCGCGGCGCGCGGCAGCGCGGGCGTGAGCGTGACGCTCGCGGACCTGGACGAGACCGCGAGACACGCGGCGCTCGTCGAGGAAGCCGAGCAATCGCTCGGCGGCGCGATGGATGCCGCGCTGATTGCCCAAGGCACGCTGCCCGACCAGGTCGCCTGCGAACACGACTTCGCGCTCGCCGAGCGCGAGATCCTCACCAACTTCGTGGCGCCCGCATCGCTCGCCACCCACCTCGCCAATCGCTTCGCACCGCGGGGCACGGGACGCATCGTCGCGATCTCCTCGGTAGCCGGCGACCGCGGCCGCGCCTCGAACTACGTCTACGGCAGCGCCAAGGGCGGGTTGTCGATCTTCCTCTCGGGGCTGCGTGCGCGATTGAACGCGACGGGCGTCGGTGTGGTGACCGTGAAGCCCGGCTTCGTCGACACGCCGATGACGGCCGCCTTCAAGAAGGGCCTGCTGTGGGCCGCGCCCGAGAAGATCGCGAAGGGCATCGTCTCCGCGATGGAGCATGGCGGCGCCGAGGTCTACCTGCCGTGGTTCTGGTGGCCGATCATGTTCGCGATCCGCCACCTGCCCGAGGCGATCTTCGTCCGCCTGAAGATCTAG
- a CDS encoding diguanylate cyclase, translating to MLRLSSLLAVFRALVLVCVAALSPTAHAQALLTGHAGTVDLWPHVQALPDPERVIGIEQALAMRERFGQPNGAYATLGMDKQVVWLHVPVATSAAGQGTWILDFDYALLQRVDVYHVNDRRLVRQVMLGDLQPFASRPLQGRSHAVPLEFAPGSSELLLRVDTRGAKILPVSLSRLPSFHARALQEQLLQGALASLGIFLLIYSLAQWAHLREHLYAKYALLVVCSVMFSVHFFGIGEMYLWTDNAWFQRHMAGITSLLAAAATALFVEDALAGDLNRWLRKALRGVAALHFVAAVAHGVDLIDIQAVAILMTTTGLAPSLMGLPGALAKARRGDSVGVWFIAAWLTYFIASAIMVGVVRGRIDANFWTLHSFQFGATFDMLVFMRIAVLRTAARHRDAQRAALERDTLHSLAHTDALTGLINRRGLNDALNAALARVSPDRILALYVLDLDGFKPVNDQYGHDVGDSLLRVVAQRLRASMRAGDGVARIGGDEFVVMAEGLTHEAQALDLGLKLLNAFEGAFVFGQHSCSVSATVGYALAPNDVSDANALIKAADAAMYLGKQEGKSRLRRFGA from the coding sequence ATGCTTCGCCTTTCTTCCCTGCTTGCCGTGTTTCGCGCATTGGTCCTGGTCTGCGTGGCGGCCCTCTCGCCGACGGCACATGCGCAGGCGCTGCTCACCGGCCACGCCGGGACCGTCGACCTCTGGCCGCATGTGCAGGCGCTCCCCGATCCTGAGCGTGTGATCGGCATCGAGCAGGCGCTCGCGATGCGTGAACGCTTCGGCCAGCCGAACGGCGCCTACGCGACGCTCGGCATGGACAAGCAAGTGGTCTGGCTGCACGTGCCGGTGGCGACCTCGGCGGCCGGGCAGGGCACGTGGATCCTCGACTTCGACTACGCGCTCCTCCAGCGGGTGGACGTCTATCACGTGAACGACCGGAGGCTCGTGCGCCAGGTGATGCTGGGCGACCTCCAGCCGTTCGCCTCGCGCCCGCTGCAGGGTCGCTCGCATGCCGTGCCCCTCGAGTTCGCGCCGGGCAGCTCGGAGCTGCTGCTGCGCGTCGATACGCGCGGGGCCAAGATCCTTCCGGTGAGCCTCTCGCGGCTTCCGTCCTTCCATGCCCGAGCGCTGCAGGAGCAGCTCCTGCAGGGCGCTCTCGCGAGCCTGGGGATCTTCCTGCTGATCTACAGCCTCGCGCAGTGGGCCCACCTGCGCGAGCATCTCTACGCGAAGTACGCGTTGCTCGTCGTGTGCAGCGTGATGTTCTCGGTGCACTTCTTCGGGATCGGCGAGATGTACCTGTGGACCGACAACGCGTGGTTCCAGCGCCACATGGCCGGCATCACGTCGCTGCTCGCCGCGGCGGCCACGGCCCTCTTCGTCGAGGACGCGCTCGCCGGGGACCTGAACCGGTGGTTGCGCAAGGCGCTCCGCGGCGTGGCGGCGCTGCACTTCGTGGCCGCGGTCGCCCACGGCGTGGACCTGATCGACATCCAGGCCGTGGCCATCCTCATGACGACCACCGGCCTCGCGCCGTCGCTGATGGGCCTGCCGGGAGCGCTCGCCAAGGCACGGCGCGGCGACAGCGTGGGCGTCTGGTTCATCGCCGCCTGGCTGACCTACTTCATCGCGAGCGCCATCATGGTCGGCGTGGTGCGCGGCCGCATCGACGCCAACTTCTGGACGCTGCATTCGTTCCAGTTCGGCGCGACGTTCGACATGCTGGTCTTCATGCGCATCGCCGTGCTCCGGACGGCTGCACGCCACCGCGACGCACAGCGCGCGGCCCTCGAGCGCGACACGCTGCACTCGCTCGCCCATACCGACGCGCTCACGGGCCTCATCAACCGCCGCGGCCTGAACGACGCGCTCAATGCCGCGCTCGCGCGCGTGTCACCCGACCGCATCCTCGCGCTCTACGTCCTCGACCTGGACGGCTTCAAGCCCGTGAACGACCAGTACGGCCACGACGTCGGGGATTCGCTGCTGCGGGTCGTCGCACAGCGGCTGCGCGCATCAATGCGTGCGGGCGACGGTGTAGCTCGTATCGGAGGCGACGAGTTCGTCGTGATGGCCGAGGGGCTGACCCACGAAGCCCAGGCGCTCGATCTCGGGCTCAAGCTGCTCAACGCGTTCGAAGGGGCGTTCGTGTTCGGTCAACACTCGTGCAGTGTGTCGGCGACGGTCGGGTATGCGTTGGCGCCCAACGACGTGTCCGATGCAAATGCGCTCATCAAAGCCGCGGACGCCGCGATGTATCTCGGGAAGCAGGAAGGGAAATCTCGATTGCGGCGCTTCGGGGCGTGA
- a CDS encoding UbiA family prenyltransferase — MRNPLGSAPALASADPVPLCVDLDGTLVKSDMLLESLVAALKRRPLLAFALPFWLARGRAALKHELAMRADAIDVAVLPYDEAVLQRLRDAREQGRTVVLATAADSTIAQRIADHLGLFQTVLASDGVKNLKREAKARELVARYGEKGFDYVGEDRHDVPIWNHAREAIDVKRKTNPVRAVRRGTRAYQWAKNLLVFVPLLTAHRWDAASISACSLAFVAFCLVASAVYLANDLADLQDDRRHPTKRTRAIASGELPIGAALLLLPLLVAGAALIAWRLPPAFGALLVTYIVANLAYSLVLKRVAILDVFVLAGLYTLRLLAGAAAIDVPVSPWLLAFSLFLFLSLALAKRYVEVDSVLARDEEKVGGRGYHAGDGPLVAMLGTASGYLAVLVFALYVTSPQVAALYKAPGVLGFAIPLLLYWISRVWLLAHRGALHEDPLLFALRDRASYIVGALVLVTMLAAT; from the coding sequence GTGCGAAATCCCCTCGGCAGCGCCCCCGCCCTGGCATCGGCCGATCCGGTTCCGCTGTGCGTGGATCTCGACGGTACGCTCGTGAAGAGCGACATGTTACTGGAGTCGCTCGTGGCGGCCCTCAAACGGCGTCCCCTCCTCGCGTTCGCCCTGCCCTTCTGGCTCGCTCGCGGCCGCGCGGCACTCAAGCACGAGCTCGCCATGCGCGCCGACGCGATCGACGTCGCCGTGCTCCCCTACGACGAGGCCGTGCTGCAGCGCCTGCGCGACGCACGAGAGCAGGGCCGTACCGTGGTGCTCGCCACCGCCGCCGACTCGACGATCGCGCAGCGCATCGCCGACCACCTGGGCCTCTTCCAGACCGTGCTCGCGAGCGACGGCGTGAAGAACCTCAAGCGCGAGGCGAAGGCCCGCGAGCTCGTGGCGCGCTACGGCGAGAAGGGCTTCGACTACGTGGGCGAGGACCGGCACGACGTGCCGATCTGGAACCACGCCCGCGAAGCGATCGACGTGAAGCGGAAGACGAACCCGGTGCGCGCCGTGCGCCGCGGCACGCGCGCCTACCAGTGGGCGAAGAATCTCCTCGTCTTCGTGCCGCTGCTCACGGCCCACCGCTGGGATGCGGCTTCGATCTCGGCGTGCTCGCTCGCCTTCGTCGCGTTCTGCCTCGTGGCCTCGGCCGTTTATCTCGCCAACGACCTGGCCGACCTGCAGGACGACCGGCGCCATCCCACCAAGCGAACGCGGGCGATCGCCTCGGGAGAGCTGCCCATCGGCGCGGCCCTGTTGCTGCTGCCGCTGCTGGTGGCCGGTGCCGCCCTCATCGCCTGGCGCCTGCCGCCGGCCTTCGGAGCGCTGCTGGTGACGTACATCGTCGCGAACCTCGCCTATTCGCTGGTCCTGAAGCGCGTGGCGATCCTCGATGTCTTCGTGCTTGCAGGCCTCTACACGCTGCGCCTGCTGGCGGGCGCCGCCGCGATCGACGTGCCGGTCTCGCCGTGGCTGCTGGCGTTCTCGCTCTTCCTCTTCCTGTCGCTGGCGCTCGCCAAGCGCTACGTGGAGGTCGACAGCGTCCTCGCGCGGGACGAGGAGAAAGTTGGCGGCCGCGGCTACCACGCGGGCGACGGCCCGCTGGTCGCGATGCTCGGCACCGCGAGCGGCTACCTCGCCGTGCTGGTGTTCGCGCTCTACGTGACGAGCCCGCAGGTCGCGGCGCTCTACAAGGCGCCGGGCGTGCTCGGCTTCGCGATCCCGCTGCTGCTCTACTGGATCTCGCGCGTGTGGCTGCTCGCGCACCGCGGCGCCCTGCACGAAGATCCGCTGCTCTTCGCGCTTCGCGACCGGGCGAGCTATATCGTGGGCGCGCTGGTGCTCGTCACGATGCTTGCCGCCACGTGA
- a CDS encoding oxygenase MpaB family protein, whose protein sequence is MGAQAITNEDLDAAQWEADPHADQAIEQILGPWPQPLLKAAADAPLAASAKEGTQASPIQERLERIRALNKEITAWDCNDAVANWKPTAATPDYLVQPLQDYVKAALPRPPDGADRERIARAEKLFMDHGALSVTILFCASLPECYVVPDLASVLQATGQLIHRAEHRIRATGAMIFPAMMEGGLTRGDASGIAQILKVRLIHASVRNLILRGTPQAAAAEETHEAIPPLATIQDKDDRHEALYVHGWDLGEDALPNNQEELAYTLLTFSYVFLRSLRKLGIPFERQEEEDYLYLWNVVGHYLGIRPELTAGTYEEAEKLFALMQQRGREDWERTADKRNDPRPALGAALISAMKSAIPWAVFKPFPVLLTRELVMPASARELALEESVGWISQLLFVAILGAARWFDTQARRWFPNFSIARLLTRVIGYRLTCRLLMDQTRDLVVPGRLRQPIHALIEQWGRDPDASKWMNFLEDSLTTFGKWEPLDPPREG, encoded by the coding sequence ATGGGCGCACAAGCCATCACGAACGAAGACCTCGACGCGGCGCAATGGGAGGCCGATCCGCACGCCGACCAAGCCATCGAGCAGATCCTGGGGCCCTGGCCCCAGCCCCTCCTGAAAGCCGCGGCGGACGCACCGCTCGCGGCCTCCGCGAAGGAGGGGACCCAGGCGTCCCCGATCCAGGAGCGTCTCGAGCGCATCCGCGCGCTGAACAAGGAGATCACCGCCTGGGACTGCAACGACGCGGTCGCGAACTGGAAGCCCACGGCCGCGACCCCGGACTACCTCGTGCAGCCGCTGCAGGACTACGTGAAGGCCGCGCTTCCGCGGCCTCCCGACGGCGCCGACCGCGAGCGCATCGCCCGCGCCGAGAAGCTGTTCATGGATCACGGAGCGCTCTCCGTCACGATCCTCTTCTGCGCGAGCCTTCCCGAGTGCTACGTGGTGCCCGACCTCGCGTCCGTGCTGCAAGCGACGGGGCAGCTCATCCATCGCGCCGAGCATCGCATCCGGGCCACGGGTGCGATGATCTTTCCGGCGATGATGGAAGGCGGCCTCACGCGCGGCGACGCGAGCGGCATCGCGCAGATCCTCAAGGTGCGGCTCATCCACGCGAGCGTTCGCAACCTCATCCTGCGAGGCACGCCCCAGGCCGCCGCGGCCGAGGAAACGCACGAAGCGATCCCGCCGCTCGCCACCATCCAGGACAAGGACGACCGGCATGAAGCGCTCTACGTGCACGGCTGGGACCTGGGCGAGGACGCGCTGCCCAACAACCAGGAAGAGCTTGCCTACACGCTGCTCACCTTCAGCTACGTCTTCCTGCGCAGCCTCCGCAAGCTCGGCATCCCGTTCGAGCGCCAGGAGGAAGAGGACTATCTGTATCTGTGGAACGTCGTGGGGCACTACCTCGGCATTCGTCCCGAGCTCACGGCCGGCACGTACGAGGAGGCCGAGAAGCTCTTCGCCCTCATGCAACAGCGCGGCCGCGAAGACTGGGAGCGGACCGCGGACAAGCGTAACGACCCGCGCCCGGCGCTCGGCGCCGCGCTGATCTCGGCGATGAAGTCGGCCATTCCCTGGGCGGTGTTCAAGCCGTTCCCCGTCCTGCTCACACGGGAGCTGGTCATGCCCGCGAGCGCGCGCGAGCTGGCACTCGAGGAATCCGTGGGGTGGATCTCGCAGTTGCTCTTCGTAGCCATCCTGGGCGCGGCGCGCTGGTTCGATACGCAGGCGCGCCGCTGGTTTCCGAACTTCTCGATCGCCCGCCTGCTCACGCGCGTGATCGGCTACCGGCTCACGTGCCGCCTGCTGATGGATCAGACGCGCGATCTCGTCGTCCCCGGGCGGCTACGCCAGCCCATCCACGCGCTGATCGAGCAGTGGGGGCGCGACCCGGACGCCTCGAAGTGGATGAACTTCCTCGAGGACAGCCTCACGACCTTCGGGAAGTGGGAACCCCTCGACCCGCCTCGCGAGGGGTGA
- a CDS encoding lysylphosphatidylglycerol synthase transmembrane domain-containing protein, whose amino-acid sequence MGAFVALAFWSDAARFGEALGRVGIGELAALLALSVANYATRAERWRVFLASAGHPLDRRAAAANYVRGFAWTTTPGKVGEAARALELKRDHDVPYAVSIAALLADRLSDVLGLALLSILALAFIPHGGTVAICVAAGVAVALWIAASDRRTAALVRVLVRVVPHRFAARFEALARESSRMARGGPLTIGLALSVVGWAAEAWALHLVVASMGATMPVETAMGIYAIALLGGALLLLPGGLGSTEALMLFLLVQAGMEPAAAGAATVVSRVTTLWFAVGLGWAALAWKGAARKLTG is encoded by the coding sequence GTGGGCGCCTTCGTCGCCCTGGCCTTCTGGAGCGACGCGGCGCGTTTCGGGGAGGCGCTGGGACGCGTCGGTATCGGCGAGCTCGCGGCGCTGCTGGCCCTCTCGGTGGCCAACTACGCCACGCGGGCCGAGCGCTGGCGTGTCTTCCTCGCGAGTGCCGGCCATCCGCTGGACCGCCGCGCGGCAGCGGCGAACTACGTGCGGGGCTTCGCGTGGACCACGACACCCGGCAAGGTGGGAGAAGCGGCTCGCGCGCTCGAGCTGAAGCGCGACCACGACGTGCCCTACGCCGTCTCGATCGCGGCACTGCTCGCCGACCGCCTCTCGGACGTGCTGGGCCTGGCCCTGCTTTCGATCCTTGCGCTCGCCTTCATTCCCCACGGCGGGACGGTGGCGATCTGCGTGGCCGCGGGCGTCGCAGTGGCCCTGTGGATCGCAGCCTCCGATCGCCGCACGGCCGCGCTGGTCCGCGTGCTGGTGCGCGTCGTGCCGCATCGCTTCGCCGCGCGCTTCGAGGCGCTCGCCCGGGAGTCGAGCCGGATGGCCCGCGGCGGGCCTCTCACCATCGGGCTCGCGTTGTCGGTCGTGGGCTGGGCCGCCGAGGCCTGGGCGCTCCACCTCGTGGTTGCCTCGATGGGGGCCACGATGCCGGTCGAGACCGCGATGGGCATTTACGCGATCGCCTTGCTGGGGGGAGCGCTGCTTCTCTTGCCCGGTGGGCTAGGCAGCACCGAGGCATTGATGCTATTCCTGCTGGTACAGGCCGGCATGGAACCGGCCGCGGCAGGAGCGGCAACCGTGGTGTCGCGAGTGACGACGCTCTGGTTTGCTGTAGGACTGGGATGGGCCGCGCTGGCCTGGAAGGGAGCAGCGCGCAAGCTCACCGGATAA